The Paenalcaligenes faecalis genome has a window encoding:
- a CDS encoding ATP-grasp domain-containing protein — protein sequence MNKYKEFNEKIKNKKYNEAYECGKDLLDTCYDNSEFIKNFVSCSIFINKKKSTLRKINKIIKEKEVKPILNKLAAGLAYHLKDEEENRRHTFIMAKKYPLWRKKEYKNAKIKVVVLYAATSGAYRYRPHAKDFLFGGNCNLSNFIASDINVYRVWADDFEVAKKSIESLGTIDVIYNSITEPEKCRAALESADRICDYFEKKGLYIINKPKNVFLTERSLQQKQFGEKNHIWYPKNIKLFNIRRNSDEEIKKAIAENNLSYPIIVRLAGYSAGNYMHLVEKENSYNFSDFDSIISESNPKDIYLIEYVDVSFKNKNKETLYPKYRAILMGDKLYPVHLRIAKEYAVFHSNSKACMDENPWIIELDKRYCSKPTDVIDRKLWKAIEKMLKETGLDYVGIDFSIAKDINGKEKVVVFETSAGMRCWLDRIDTYVHVRIAWEKIVRRFCRLLCDTSGVATWDFHLPRKMK from the coding sequence ATGAATAAATATAAAGAGTTTAATGAAAAAATAAAAAATAAAAAATATAATGAAGCTTATGAGTGTGGTAAAGATTTACTTGATACTTGTTATGATAATAGTGAATTTATAAAAAACTTTGTATCTTGCTCTATTTTTATTAATAAAAAAAAGAGTACATTAAGAAAAATAAATAAAATAATAAAAGAAAAAGAAGTTAAACCCATTTTAAATAAGTTAGCTGCTGGTTTGGCTTATCATTTAAAAGATGAGGAGGAAAATAGAAGGCATACTTTTATTATGGCAAAAAAATATCCTTTATGGAGGAAAAAAGAATATAAAAACGCAAAAATAAAAGTCGTTGTTTTATATGCAGCAACATCAGGAGCTTATAGGTACAGACCTCATGCCAAAGATTTTTTATTTGGTGGAAATTGTAATTTATCAAACTTTATAGCAAGTGATATTAATGTTTATCGTGTATGGGCTGATGATTTTGAGGTCGCTAAAAAAAGCATAGAGTCATTAGGTACCATAGATGTTATATACAATTCTATTACGGAGCCTGAGAAGTGTAGAGCGGCTTTAGAGAGCGCTGACAGGATTTGTGACTATTTTGAGAAAAAAGGTTTATACATTATTAATAAACCTAAAAATGTTTTTCTCACAGAGAGGAGTCTACAGCAAAAACAGTTTGGTGAGAAAAACCATATTTGGTACCCAAAAAATATTAAGCTTTTTAATATTAGGAGAAATAGCGATGAAGAGATTAAAAAAGCGATTGCAGAAAACAATCTTAGTTATCCTATTATAGTTCGTCTTGCTGGCTACTCAGCTGGAAATTATATGCATTTAGTTGAAAAAGAGAATTCTTATAATTTTTCTGATTTTGATAGTATAATTAGTGAATCCAATCCTAAAGATATCTATTTAATAGAATATGTAGATGTATCTTTTAAAAATAAAAATAAAGAAACTTTATATCCAAAATATAGAGCCATCCTGATGGGAGACAAGCTCTATCCTGTTCACTTACGTATAGCAAAGGAGTATGCGGTCTTTCATAGTAATTCTAAAGCCTGTATGGATGAGAATCCTTGGATTATAGAATTAGATAAGAGGTATTGCTCTAAGCCAACGGATGTTATTGATAGGAAGCTATGGAAAGCAATAGAGAAAATGTTGAAAGAGACAGGTTTGGATTACGTTGGAATCGATTTCTCTATAGCTAAAGATATTAACGGTAAAGAGAAGGTTGTGGTTTTTGAAACATCAGCTGGTATGCGTTGTTGGCTAGATCGAATCGACACTTATGTGCACGTGCGCATAGCTTGGGAGAAAATTGTGCGTCGTTTTTGTCGTTTATTATGTGATACGTCAGGTGTTGCTACATGGGATTTTCACTTACCGAGGAAAATGAAATAA
- a CDS encoding alpha/beta hydrolase family protein — translation MAYNNQSFLNRVLFIIFFIFSFHVKADYLLWESESNEIACDVQSSTVWVDQDGIKNCVQYFISNKNTNTAIIQFYGDRDISAKKNINEIKNNTYHDQLNIVKNKSDVFNMTYIVIARLGTYGSSGSYKNKRELIEFETISYAIDEIKNKYEFENIVLVGHSGGATVGAALLTLGREDIQCAVLSSGTYNYMPREVNRIMSRQKDYDFSKIPTTMRERYDPIFHTENIYYDENRKVFIVGNEKDKNTPFNLQVSFAWKLISEGHNNTYVITADAEPPTYHNIFNINKYISLCF, via the coding sequence ATGGCATATAATAATCAAAGTTTTTTAAATAGAGTTTTATTTATAATATTTTTTATTTTTTCCTTTCATGTTAAAGCTGATTATTTATTATGGGAAAGTGAGTCAAATGAGATTGCATGTGATGTTCAATCATCTACAGTATGGGTTGATCAAGATGGTATAAAAAATTGTGTTCAGTACTTTATTTCAAATAAAAATACTAACACCGCTATCATTCAGTTTTATGGAGATAGAGATATAAGTGCTAAAAAAAATATTAATGAAATAAAAAATAATACTTACCATGATCAATTAAATATTGTTAAAAATAAATCAGATGTTTTTAATATGACTTATATAGTTATTGCTAGGCTGGGTACATATGGGTCATCAGGAAGCTATAAGAATAAAAGAGAATTAATTGAGTTTGAAACTATTAGTTATGCTATAGATGAAATAAAAAATAAATATGAATTTGAAAATATAGTATTGGTAGGGCATAGCGGTGGTGCTACTGTAGGAGCAGCACTCTTAACATTAGGAAGGGAAGATATACAATGTGCCGTTCTTTCCTCAGGCACTTATAATTATATGCCTAGAGAAGTAAATAGGATAATGTCTCGTCAGAAAGATTATGATTTTTCTAAGATTCCTACAACAATGAGAGAAAGATACGATCCTATTTTTCATACTGAAAATATATACTATGATGAAAATAGAAAGGTTTTTATTGTAGGTAATGAAAAAGATAAAAACACTCCATTTAACTTGCAAGTTTCCTTTGCTTGGAAGTTGATTTCTGAAGGGCATAATAATACTTATGTCATAACTGCTGATGCTGAGCCACCTACGTACCACAATATATTTAATATAAATAAATATATCTCTCTTTGTTTCTAA